TGATCACTTCGCGCGCCACGGCGAACAGCTGCATACCGTCGAGGCTGTCTGTCTCGGGCTCGGTGCCTTCGATGATTTGCGTGAGGCGCTGCTCCAGGCGTGAAACATCCACGCCCTCGTTGTGCCCGAACGGCCGCGCCTTGCCCAGTTCCAGAGTGAAGGCTTCAGCGTCGAGCTGCTCGTAGGTAAATGCAGAAAAGGTGATGGACGCCTTGTTCTGCAACAGCACCGCTTGCATGCCAGCGGCATGCAGGCGCGCCAGTTCACGGCGTGAGTGCTGGCGCCCCTCCTTCCAGGGGTACAGCGCAAACTGCTCGATCTTGGAGCCGCGAATGGCCGTGTGCAGGTCGTAATGCAGGCGCGAGCGATCAGACTGGCTGAAGAAGCTGCGCGCCAACTGCTCAAGTTCGGCGGCGCGCATGGCTTCGGGGCCGATGTTTTGTTCGTGACGGCCATTGAACAGCCGATTGACGTCCAGTTCCAGGTAACGCTCGCCGCGACGCATGGCCTCGGGGTTGCCGAACAGGAACAGAATACGGGTGCGGGGTTTTATTTCCCCACGGGCGATGCCATGCAACAGGCGGTCGAGCAGCTCGATTGGCGCCGTTTCGTTGCCGTGGATGCCGGACGACAGCAGCAGGTCGCTGCCATTGTCCCGGGCCTGCGGCGGACGCACTTCAAGTGCGCCCTCGCTGAGCCAGCGCATCTGCACGCCGTCGACAGTCAGTTGAATTTTTTGCGCCGGTTCACGACCGGCGAGGGTCAGTTCAAGCAGTTTGCCGAGGGCGAGCATACGAGGCTTCCTTAGTGGTTGCAGCCTGGGCCGTGGACGTGATCGTCGTCATCACCTTCAACCTCGGCCGGTTCCATTTCCAGTTGCAGGCTCATCAGGTTGGTGGCCAGCGGGCGCATCAGCAGGTTGGCGTACTCGGCGTCGCCTTCCTCTACATCCACACCGATCAGCAGTTGGCCGCGGCCGTCGTGCTGGATCCAGATCTCCTTGCCCTGCCAGACCACGGCGACGCGGGTGCAGGAGGTTTCCAGCTGGGTGCCGTCGGTGTCTTCAAGGATCAGCTTCAGGGTGTCGGTCATAAATAAAATATCTCAGCCATGCGGCGTTAATTGATCTGGAAAGGATAAACCGAGCCCAGTTTAAGGATTTGCGTCAGTTCATCCAGTGCCGTCCGGCACTCAAGCAGCAATTGCGGGTCAGCCAGGTCGGTTTCGCGCAGGCTGTCGCGGTAGTGCTTGTGGACCCACTGGGTCAGGGTGTCGTACAGCGGCGCGGTCATGATAACGCCTGGGTTTACCGCCGCCAGTTCCGTTTCATTCAGCGCCACGCGCAAGCGCAGGCACGCCGGCCCGCCGCCGTTCTGCATGCTTTGCTTGAGGTCGAAGACTTTCACTTCGCGAATCAGGCCACCGGCAGTGGTCAAGCTTTGCAGGTAGTGCCACACCCGTTCGTTGGCACGGCATTCTTCCGGCACGATCAGCAGCATCGAGCCATCCGGCCGCGTCAGCAACTGGCTGTTGAACAGGTAGGAACGCACCGCGTCCTCAACGCTGACCTGGGCGCGCGGCACACAGACGGACTGGAAGTTACCACCCAGCTTGCCCAGTTTGCCCTGCAGTTCGGCGAGCATCTGCTCGGTATGGAGGAACGCATCCTCGTGATAGAACAGCACCTCGCCGTTGCCCACCGCGATCACGTCGTTGTGGAACACACCGGCATCGATCACCGCCGGGTTCTGCTGGGCGTAGACCACGCCGTCGTCCTTCAAGCCATGCAGGCGCGCAACGGCCTGGGACGCCTCAAGGGTCTGGCGCGCCGGGTACTTCTGCGGGGCTGGGTAACGGGGGTCGAATGCGCTACGGCCAAACACGAAAAACTCAACGCCAGCTTCGCCGTATTCACGGCAGAAACGCGTGTGGTTGGCCGCGCCTTCGTCGCCGAACTGCGCCACCGCCGGTAACGCGGCGTGGTGGGCGAAATGTTGACCATCGGCAAACATCGCCCCCAGCACGCGGCTGGTGGTCGGGTGTTCGATGCTGCGGTGGTATTTGCAATTGAGGTTGGCGGCGGTGAAATGCACGCGGCCGTCCGCCGTGTCGGCGCTGGGGCTGACGGTGGCGGCATTGGCGACCCACATGCTCGAGGCGGAGCAGCTGGCAACCAGCAACGGCATGGCATGCTTGGCCGCTTGCTCGATCACCTGGGCGTCGCTGCCGCTGAAACCCAGGCTTCGCAAGGCGGCCACATCAGGACGTTCCTGGGGCGCGAGAATCCCTTGCACAAAGCCCATGTCCATCAGGGCCTTCATTTTCTGCAGGCCCTGCAACGCCGCTTCCTTGGGGCTGGAATGCTGCTGGCTGTTGCTCTGGGAGGCGACGTTGCCAAAGGACAACCCGCCGTAGTTATGGGTCGGCCCCACTAGACCGTCAAAATTGACTTCATAGGATTTCATCGGCGAGGCTCCACGAACATCTGTTTTTATAGGCTTCAAATGACTTGACTGCACCACGGGTCAATGTGGGAGCTGGCTTGTGTGGGAGCGGGCTTGCTCGCGAAAGCGGTGTGTCAGTCAATACATCCGGTGACTGAACCATCGCTTTCGCGAGCAAGCCCGCTCCCACATTAGATCCCTTCCCGCCTTAGACCAGTGTTATGCCGGGGGTAAGCGTGGCAGGCACAACCAAACTCGGGGTCTCCAGCGACGCCACCGGATACGCACAATAATCCGCCGCGTAATACGCACTGGCGCGGTGGTTGCCCGAGGCCCCTACCCCACCAAACGGCGCGGTGCTGGCGGCGCCGGTCAGCTGTTTGTTCCAGTTGACGATACCGGCGCGGCTTTCCAGCCAGAACTGCTGGTAGCGCGCTTCGGAATCCGACAGCAGCCCCGCGGCCAAGCCGTATTGAGTGTTGTTGGCCTCGGCGATCGCCGCGGCAAAATCCGCGTAGCGGATCACCTGCAGCAGCGGGCCGAACAGCTCTTCGTCTTCGCGCTCGGTCACGGCGGTGACGTCGATGATGCCA
Above is a genomic segment from Pseudomonas azadiae containing:
- the astE gene encoding succinylglutamate desuccinylase, with the translated sequence MLALGKLLELTLAGREPAQKIQLTVDGVQMRWLSEGALEVRPPQARDNGSDLLLSSGIHGNETAPIELLDRLLHGIARGEIKPRTRILFLFGNPEAMRRGERYLELDVNRLFNGRHEQNIGPEAMRAAELEQLARSFFSQSDRSRLHYDLHTAIRGSKIEQFALYPWKEGRQHSRRELARLHAAGMQAVLLQNKASITFSAFTYEQLDAEAFTLELGKARPFGHNEGVDVSRLEQRLTQIIEGTEPETDSLDGMQLFAVAREVIKHSDAFLLHLPADVENFSELKKGYLLAEDVAKTRWVIEEEGARIIFPNPKVKNGLRAGILIVPTTEAGLA
- a CDS encoding topoisomerase II — translated: MTDTLKLILEDTDGTQLETSCTRVAVVWQGKEIWIQHDGRGQLLIGVDVEEGDAEYANLLMRPLATNLMSLQLEMEPAEVEGDDDDHVHGPGCNH
- the astB gene encoding N-succinylarginine dihydrolase, translating into MKSYEVNFDGLVGPTHNYGGLSFGNVASQSNSQQHSSPKEAALQGLQKMKALMDMGFVQGILAPQERPDVAALRSLGFSGSDAQVIEQAAKHAMPLLVASCSASSMWVANAATVSPSADTADGRVHFTAANLNCKYHRSIEHPTTSRVLGAMFADGQHFAHHAALPAVAQFGDEGAANHTRFCREYGEAGVEFFVFGRSAFDPRYPAPQKYPARQTLEASQAVARLHGLKDDGVVYAQQNPAVIDAGVFHNDVIAVGNGEVLFYHEDAFLHTEQMLAELQGKLGKLGGNFQSVCVPRAQVSVEDAVRSYLFNSQLLTRPDGSMLLIVPEECRANERVWHYLQSLTTAGGLIREVKVFDLKQSMQNGGGPACLRLRVALNETELAAVNPGVIMTAPLYDTLTQWVHKHYRDSLRETDLADPQLLLECRTALDELTQILKLGSVYPFQIN